In Stomoxys calcitrans chromosome 2, idStoCalc2.1, whole genome shotgun sequence, the following proteins share a genomic window:
- the LOC106082224 gene encoding cathepsin L gives MNPSILVFLALVALIHAAPPTSNIKSQWQTFKLQHHKQFNSEIEERIRMNVFEENHQKILKHNELYAKGKVFYKLELNQFADLMQHEYKSMMNGFNHTAYKAAMHKGSMGSTFMPPANVALMEEMDWRSKGGVTPVKNQGQCGSCWSFSATGALEGQYFRKSGNLVSLSEQNLVDCTTSYGNNGCGGGWPSSAFQYIADNGGIDTEDSYPYEAINDNCRYNANSVGATDSGFVSIPPGDEESLKQAVATTGPVSIAIDASLQSFQFYSGGVYYDPSCSSENLDHAVLAVGYGTDSASGLDYWLVKNSWDSTWGDGGYIKIARNQGNHCGVATAASFPTV, from the coding sequence ATGAATCCTTCTATCTTGGTCTTTTTAGCCTTAGTGGCTTTGATTCATGCCGCGCCTCCTACCAGCAACATTAAGAGCCAATGGCAAACCTTCAAGTTGCAGCACCATAAACAGTTTAACTCGGAAATTGAAGAACGTATTCGCATGAATGTTTTTGAGGAAAATCATCAGAAAATCCTCAAACACAATGAACTGTAtgccaaaggaaaggtattctaTAAATTGGAATTAAATCAATTTGCCGATCTGATGCAGCATGAATACAAATCAATGATGAATGGCTTCAACCACACCGCATATAAGGCGGCTATGCATAAAGGTTCGATGGGCAGCACATTCATGCCTCCTGCCAATGTCGCCCTCATGGAAGAGATGGACTGGCGTAGTAAAGGTGGTGTAACTCCCGTCAAAAATCAAGGTCAATGTGGTTCCTGTTGGTCTTTCTCCGCCACTGGGGCTTTGGAGGGCCAGTATTTTCGAAAATCAGGCAATTTAGTTTCGTTGAGCGAACAGAACTTGGTTGATTGCACTACCTCATATGGCAACAATGGTTGCGGCGGCGGATGGCCCAGCAGTGCTTTTCAATATATTGCCGACAATGGGGGCATTGACACTGAGGATTCCTATCCCTATGAGGCCATCAATGATAATTGCCGTTACAATGCCAACTCCGTAGGGGCTACTGATTCAGGATTTGTTAGTATTCCCCCAGGCGATGAGGAGTCATTGAAGCAAGCAGTAGCCACAACAGGCCCTGTCTCCATTGCCATTGATGCCTCACTGCAATCTTTTCAGTTTTATAGCGgaggtgtttattatgatccCTCATGCAGTTCGGAGAATTTGGATCATGCAGTCTTGGCGGTTGGCTATGGGACTGATAGTGCATCAGGTCTAGACTATTGGTTGGTGAAGAACTCTTGGGACAGTACATGGGGTGACGGAGGTTACATCAAAATTGCTCGTAATCAAGGCAATCATTGTGGTGTTGCCACTGCTGCTTCATTTCCCACTGTGTAG
- the LOC106082231 gene encoding carbonic anhydrase 2 encodes MLSYVLIIAAFLSLSDPQSSGADASAHWGYPDYNENEEFPKWGGICDTGSRQSPINLSLRGAIKGVYEKLEGDNYDKTIKEAAMVNTGHSVQLADFDVKLELEGGPLKEDYVLEQIHFHWWSEHTIENIRYPFEMHMVHRNTKYPNMTIATQNKDGLAVLGVLYHASMERNRVIDDILVDFVPIMSSDQINKPIKTKTNFKITELFPAIRSYITYEGSLTTPSCNEAVTWLVVAETFPIAIDQVNAFKALEYESGKTLDNNYRNIQKTNNRAIVIVANDEYSGSGSATRSATSLFTMLAAALLLKYLY; translated from the exons CATTCCTTAGTCTAAGTGATCCGCAGTCGAGTGGTGCCGATGCCAGTGCCCACTGGGGTTATCCAGATTACAACGAAAATGaag AATTCCCAAAATGGGGTGGCATTTGTGATACCGGCAGTCGCCAATCACCAATTAACTTAAGTCTGAGAGGAGCCATAAAAGGTGTCTATGAAAAACTGGAGGGGGACAACTATGATAAGACCATAAAAGAAGCCGCAATGGTGAATACAGGACATTCGG TTCAACTTGCCGATTTTGATGTAAAGCTAGAACTCGAAGGTGGTCCCTTGAAAGAAGATTATGTTTTGGAACAAATCCATTTCCATTGGTGGTCTGAGCATACCATTGAGAATATTCGCTATCCCTTTGAAATGCATATGGTCCATCGTAACACCAAATATCCCAATATGACCATAGCCACTCAAAATAAAGATGGTTTGGCTGTTTTGGGTGTCCTCTATCATGCTTCGATGGAAAGAAATCGTGTAATCGATGATATTTTGGTGGATTTTGTGCCCATCATGAGCTCAGATCAAATCAATAAGCCCATTAAGACTAAAACCAATTTCAAAATCACCGAACTATTTCCGGCCATCAGGAGTTACATCACCTATGAGGGATCGTTGACAACGCCATCGTGTAATGAGGCTGTTACATGGTTGGTGGTGGCAGAGACATTCCCAATTGCTATTGATCAG GTTAATGCTTTTAAAGCTCTTGAGTATGAGTCGGGCAAAACACTGGACAACAATTATCGCAACATCCAGAAGACTAACAACCGGGCCATTGTCATTGTGGCCAATGATGAGTACTCCGGCTCAGGATCAGCTACTAGAAGTGCCACATCCTTGTTCACCATGCTGGCTGCTGCTCtcttattaaaatatttgtattaa